gcaaaagttAATattcctgtcgggtggcatacccgacaaatctgtaggaaatatcTCTGGAAACTCCCTTACAACCGGTActaaatccatagaaggaacctgaACATTAGAATCCCATATGTAAGCCAAATACGCTAGataccctttctcaaccatacgctgagccttcaaatatgaaaccacCCTGCTAGTAGAGTGACCAAGGTTCActctccactccaatctaggaaacCCCGACATGGATAACGTTATAGTCTTGACATGACAATCAAAGATGGCGTGATatagggacaaccaatccataccaacaATAACCTAAAAATCCACCACATTCAGCAATAAAGGATCAACGATATTATCAAAATCATTAATAGTAACAACACAAGACCTGTATAGATCAACTACTATAAAATCTCTAACCATTGTCGACATCAAAACATTAACATCAAGAGAATTACGAGTCATactcaaatatgaagcaaaatatgaaGATACATAAGAATAGGTAGAACTCGGATCAAACAATACaaaagcatctctatgacagaatgagataatacctgtaataactGCATCGGATGACTCCGCCCCAGGTCTAACCGAAAATGCATAATAACGGGGCTGAGCCCCACTAacctatcctccacctctaggatgacatCTCACTGATTAACCCCCACCTCTAACTAAATGGCCTCTACCTCGGGCTagctgacccctgcctctagctggctgagcgggtggtagagccactggtgctggaatcatggcaCGAGGACCCTGCTGTGGCATACAGCTCTGCAACCTAGGGAAAAACCTTGCGGCGTGCCTTAGATCCCCATATTCATAACAAGCTCTCTACTATCGTGGCTGCTGAACCTGGAGGTATCCCTGATGACCCGAATAACCATCCTGGTAACTATGCATCGGAAGTGCACTAACCGGAGCTGGAGGTGCACTGTATGCTAGCTTCTCAGAATGAGGTCCATAAGTATTATGGCTGCCTGAAGTACCACGGGTGACATGTAGAGCTGACAGTACCGGCATTATAGGATGGCATCTACCAAAGTAACCCGTAcctccaaatgaggcaccacTGGATCTCCAAAATGATGGGGCCTCTTATCAGAGGACGTCTCCCTCGCCCGACCTTTGATGCGCACAATCCTCTTGGCCACTATTTGAGTAAAAGAAATCCCAGCCTCAATTTCTCTGTAAATCTGAAGTCTGATGCCATATGTAAGACCCTTTATGATCCTCCAAaccttctccctctcagtagggattaTGATAGTTGCATGACATGATAAATCAACAAATTGAATCTCATACTAAGTAACGGTCATGCTATCCTATTGAAGGCGCCCGAACTGATTGCACAACTCCTTTCTCTGAGTGAAgggaataaacttctccaagaataacTACAAGAACTGAGCCCATGTGAGAGGAGGTGATCCTGCTAGCCTACCCTGCTCATAAACCTGCCACTACCTTTTGGCGAAACTATGAATATGAAATACTATAAAATCAACTTTGTTGGACTCCACTAGTCCCATGTTGCACAAAATCTCATGGCAATGATCCAAGAAGTCCTaggggtcctcagaaggtgcaccactaaagTGAGGGGGAAATAACTTGGTGGACCTATCCAACCTCTTTAGCTAACATCACGAGTCTATCCCCGGGCTGTGTAGCAACAATAAGTAGAACCATCCCAACTGCTAGAACTCCTGAGGTCTGATAACCATGGGCCATATGCTCTGGGTGTGAGTAGCGGAAGTTTTAACTCCTTCCCCAGTCTGAGAAATGACTAGTGCAACAGGAAATACATCGGCCTGCGCCATACTCTCCATGAAGCCAACTATGCAGACTAAGGCGTACTGAAGTGCTAGGATAGCAATGAACTCTTTTGGGACCTGAGTTGGTCCTAATGGATCTATTGGAACTAGGATCTTATCATCTTGGGCTACCCAAGGATCGATAATGGGTGTCATTGCGCATGCTCTTGGCTGAGCTttgcctctaccccgacccctaCCCCTAGTAAAGGTTGCAATCTAGGGCTCCGACTCCTGACCAGCTATTGATGACGTACACGTCCTCACCATCTGGGAATGAATAAAAGAAGAAAGATTCAAACTTATGATAGAACAATGTCGCATGGTAGAGAAGAAAGatagtgaagtttcctaaagccttatagtctctagaagataagtacagacatctccgtaccgatcctcaagaatctactaagcttgctcataactcgtgagacctatgcaacctaaggctatgataccaacttgtcatgattcGAAATCCCTACCAACCGGAATCATGATGGCGCGTGACACCGCTTGCTGGGCAAGCCA
This sequence is a window from Nicotiana tomentosiformis chromosome 5, ASM39032v3, whole genome shotgun sequence. Protein-coding genes within it:
- the LOC138892194 gene encoding uncharacterized protein, with product MPVLSALHVTRGTSGSHNTYGPHSEKLAYSAPPAPVSALPMHSYQDGYSGHQGYLQVIVGMDWLSLYHAIFDCHVKTITLSMSGFPRLEWRVNLGHSTSRVVSYLKAQRMVEKGYLAYLAYIWDSNVQVPSMDLVPVVREFPEIFPTDLSGMPPDRNINFCIDLVLGTQTISIPQYRMASAELKELKDKYQEW